One Punica granatum isolate Tunisia-2019 chromosome 3, ASM765513v2, whole genome shotgun sequence genomic window carries:
- the LOC116201865 gene encoding YTH domain-containing protein ECT4-like, which translates to MAAVAPPADQAADLLQKLSLDAQPKPLEIPEPTKKPTANQYGPVDSANAPNGHIPPYERSLTPLLHDFTDPTMCYLPNGYPSTAYYYGGYDGTGNEWDDFSRYGNAEGVDLTSGFYGDNGSIMYPGYGFAPYGPYSPAASPVPGNEQLYGTQHYHYPSPYFQSLPTSVPNAPNISAPQMEVSTSAPTDQKPLPVETLNGNSNGPKSGGAKGNARSGPLKATHPNSGYNANGSFGIASLPGGIASGYQDVRFGYDGLGSPISWSDGPAFADVQSGRVTNTGMANSISNAKSVPSSRNQNYRPNSHIMGLHHARPLSGVGTANGFINRLYPNKLYGQYGSTVRSGMGFGYDSRTNGRGWLCMDNKYKNRGHGSGFYGYGNENLDGLNELNRGPRAKGSKNQKSFSSVTLAVKGQNLPNGANGEEKIKTSGTPDREQYNKADFPEEYADAKFFVIKSYSEDDVHKSIKYNVWASTPNGNKKLDAAYREAQEKAGDCPIFLFFSVNTSGQFVGVAEMMGPVDFQKNVEYWQQDKWNGCFPVKWHIVKDVPNSLLKHIILENNENKPVTNSRDTQEVKLEQGPKMIKIFKEHSSKTCLLDDFEFYENRQKAIQEKKAKHQQYQKQVWEGKLTSEKKETANGELKSPKSLEVSSDPTNENAAALSNGDLKVPEDPKAVIADKVIANGVANAC; encoded by the exons ATGGCCGCCGTTGCTCCCCCTGCAGATC AAGCAGCAGATTTGCTGCAGAAGCTGTCGTTGGATGCTCAGCCGAAACCTTTGGAGATCCCCGAACCAACAAAGAAG CCTACTGCCAACCAGTATGGACCTGTTGATTCAGCCAATGCTCCGAATGGTCATATCCCTCCGTATGAGCGGTCGTTGACACCGTTGCTGCATGATTTCACTGATCCAACGATGTGTTATCTCCCAAATGGATATCCATCAACAGCGTATTATTACGGAG GCTATGATGGGACTGGTAACGAGTGGGATGATTTCTCAAGATACGGAAATGCCGAGGGAGTTGATTTGACTTCT GGATTTTATGGGGACAATGGGTCTATTATGTATCCCGGTTATGGTTTTGCACCATATGGTCCATACTCTCCTGCAGCTTCACCTGTTCCTGGAAATGAACAGCTTTATGGGACTCAGCACTACCATTATCCATCGCCTTACTTCCAGTCTCTGCCAACTAGTGTACCTAATGCTCCGAATATCTCTGCTCCACAAATGGAAGTTTCTACCTCTGCTCCTACTGACCAGAAGCCTTTGCCCGTTGAGACATTAAATGGGAACTCTAATGGTCCCAAAAGTGGAGGCGCGAAAGGCAATGCTAGGTCGGGTCCCTTGAAAGCCACCCATCCAAACTCTGGTTATAATGCGAACGGTTCCTTCGGAATAGCTTCATTGCCAGGCGGTATAGCTTCTGGGTACCAAGATGTCAGATTTGGATATGATGGGCTAGGTTCCCCTATCTCATGGTCAGATGGGCCAGCTTTTGCAGATGTTCAATCCGGGAGAGTGACCAACACTGGAATGGCTAATTCGATTTCAAATGCCAAGAGTGTTCCATCTTCAAGGAATCAGAATTACCGCCCCAATTCTCATATCATG GGATTACATCACGCCAGACCTCTATCTGGTGTGGGCACTGCTAATGGATTTATCAACAGGTTGTACCCTAACAAGTTATATGGTCAGTATGGAAGCACAGTCAGATCTGGTATGGGCTTTGGTTATGATTCTCGAACAAATGGACGTGGATGGCTGTGTATGGATAACAAGTATAAAAACAGGGGACATGGAAGTGGCTTCTATGGTTATGGTAATGAGAACCTGGATGGCTTGAATGAACTGAATAGGGGACCTAGAGCCAAGGGATCCAAGAACCAGAAGAGCTTTTCTTCCGTGACACTGGCAGTTAAAGGGCAGAATCTTCCTAATGGGGCTAACGGAGAGGAGAAGATTAAGACAAGTGGGACCCCAGATCGCGAACAGTACAACAAAGCAGATTTTCCTGAGGAGTATgcagatgctaagttcttcgTTATTAAGTCCTATAGCGAGGACGATGTCCATAAGAGCATCAAGTACAATGTATGGGCCAGCACCCCAAATGGTAACAAGAAACTTGATGCTGCATATCGGGAGGCTCAGGAAAAAGCTGGTGACTgcccaatttttcttttcttctcg gTCAATACCAGTGGGCAGTTTGTTGGTGTCGCAGAAATGATGGGGCCAGTTGACTTCCAAAAGAATGTTGAATACTGGCAGCAGGACAAGTGGAATGGCTGCTTCCCTGTGAAGTGGCACATTGTGAAAGATGTACCGAACAGTTTGTTGAAGCACATTATCCTTGAAAACAACGAGAACAAACCTGTGACCAATAGCAGGGACACTCAAGAG GTCAAGCTTGAGCAAGGTCCTAAgatgataaaaatatttaaggAGCACTCCTCCAAAACTTGCCTTCTGGACGATTTTGAGTTCTATGAGAACCGTCAGAAAGCAATCCAGGAGAAGAAGGCCAAGCACCAGCAATACCAGAAGCAG GTGTGGGAAGGGAAACTCACGTCTGAAAAGAAAGAGACTGCCAATGGGGAACTGAAATCGCCTAAGTCTTTAGAAGTTTCCTCTGATCCGACCAATGAAAATGCAGCTGCTCTGAGCAACGGGGATCTGAAGGTCCCTGAGGATCCAAAGGCAGTTATTGCAGATAAGGTTATAGCAAATGGAGTTGCAAATGCTTGCTAG
- the LOC116201870 gene encoding uncharacterized protein LOC116201870 codes for MERAVTGTSSLLSCSPSSSSSSSAFYSKTQLIECPPSSLSSSSLHATCGFLRLGGPQLGSTRKALLPVVSSPRVSLRSSVLAVEEAFEKSRNTVDAPAKDLLPKIDKSGRFCSPRAARELALMISYAACLEGSDPVRLFEKRMNMRREPGYEFDKASLLEYNHMSFGGPPVTTDTEEEADVLLRNDEKKSAIEAEVLSAPPKMVYSKLILRFTRKLLVAMVDQWDSHVLVIDKVAPPNWKNEPAGKILEFCILHLAMSEISVLGTRHQIVINEAVDLAKRFCDGAAPRVINGCLRTFVKDLEAARSSRNPEVAEEMPVET; via the exons ATGGAGAGAGCAGTCACCGGCACTTCTTCCCTCCTCAGCTGCTCCCCCTcgtcctcctcttcctcctctgccTTCTACTCGAAGACCCAACTCATCGAGTGCCCTCCTTCCTCTCTGTCTTCTTCATCCCTCCACGCGACATGCGGGTTCCTGAGACTGGGTGGCCCCCAGTTGGGCTCCACGAGGAAGGCCCTCCTGCCGGTGGTCTCGTCCCCGCGGGTCTCCCTCCGCAGCTCGGTCTTGGCGGTGGAGGAAGCGTTCGAGAAGTCGAGGAACACGGTCGACGCCCCTGCCAAGGATTTGCTGCCCAAGATTGATAAGAGCGGCAGGTTCTGCAGCCCAAGAGCCGCTCGTGAGCTCGCTCT AATGATTTCTTATGCGGCTTGCTTAGAAGGGTCTGATCCGGTTCGGCTGTTCGAGAAGCGGATGAACATGAGAAGAG AGCCAGGTTATGAATTCGACAAGGCATCGCTGTTGGAGTACAACCACATGAGCTTCGGTGGCCCTCCTGTTACGACTGACACAGAGGAAGAAGCTGACGTGCTCCTGCGGAACGATGAGAAGAAATCTGCCATTG AAGCTGAAGTCCTTTCTGCCCCGCCGAAGATGGTATACAGCAAACTGATATTGAG ATTTACGAGGAAACTTTTAGTCGCAATGGTTGATCAATGGGACAGTCACGTGCTTGTCATCGACAAAGTGGCCCCTCCAAACTGGAAG AATGAACCAGCAGGCAAGATCCTGGAGTTCTGCATTCTCCATTTGGCAATGTCTGAGATATCAGTGCTTGGAACTCGGCACCAAATTGTCATCAATGAG GCTGTTGATTTGGCGAAACGGTTCTGCGATGGAGCAGCACCTCGAGTAATCAATGGATGTCTCAGGACCTTTGTCAAGGATCTTGAAGCAGCTCGATCATCTCGGAATCCAGAGGTAGCAGAAGAGATGCCCGTCGAAACATGA